From the genome of Streptomyces sp. V1I1, one region includes:
- a CDS encoding sugar ABC transporter permease — protein sequence MNRTRASENLGPTRAGSDSAGAVPTAVDQRRAAGGEGGFRSYVGDFTRKLRSGELGSLPGIIGVVVLWTVFQSLHQQFLSPRNLSNLSVDIVGTGMIALGIAFVLLLGEVDLSVASISGLTAAVFAVLNVSNGLPEWLAIVAAMLVGAAIGAVQGFFSAKIGVPAFVVTLAGLLAWNGLMLYVLGASGTINLHEQGLIHALTSYYFHDAAVAYGLAAFSVAVFFLASYRDARRRRAAGVRSRPLSVIAVRMGAVALVAFAAAYILNRFQGLPLALLIFLAFVVGLDFVLRRTFYGRKIFSIGGGAEAARRAGINVVWLRISAFMVSGTLAAVGGLFLASRVAAVGQTSGSSILLINAVAAAVIGGVSLFGGRGTTWSVLLGILVIQSIASGMVLLGIPTPMQSVITGGVLLAAVALDSLSHHSQKAHGRA from the coding sequence GTGAACAGGACACGGGCATCCGAGAATCTCGGTCCCACCAGGGCGGGCAGCGATTCGGCCGGCGCCGTGCCCACCGCCGTCGACCAGCGCCGGGCAGCGGGCGGCGAGGGCGGTTTCAGGAGCTACGTCGGCGACTTCACCCGCAAGCTGCGCAGCGGCGAACTCGGATCGCTGCCCGGCATCATCGGCGTCGTCGTGCTCTGGACCGTTTTCCAGAGCCTTCACCAGCAGTTCCTGTCGCCCCGCAACCTGTCCAACCTCAGCGTGGACATCGTCGGCACGGGCATGATCGCCCTCGGCATCGCCTTCGTGCTGCTGCTCGGCGAGGTGGACCTGTCGGTCGCCTCCATCAGCGGGCTCACGGCGGCGGTGTTCGCGGTGCTGAACGTGAGCAACGGCCTGCCGGAGTGGCTGGCGATCGTCGCCGCCATGCTCGTCGGGGCGGCGATCGGAGCCGTTCAGGGGTTCTTCTCGGCCAAGATCGGCGTACCGGCGTTCGTCGTCACCCTGGCGGGGCTGCTGGCCTGGAACGGCCTGATGCTCTATGTCCTGGGCGCGAGCGGCACCATCAACCTCCACGAGCAGGGCCTGATCCACGCGCTGACCAGTTACTACTTCCACGACGCGGCAGTCGCGTACGGGCTGGCGGCGTTCAGCGTGGCCGTGTTCTTCCTCGCGTCCTACCGGGACGCACGCCGCCGCAGGGCCGCCGGCGTGCGGTCCCGGCCGCTCAGTGTCATCGCCGTGCGCATGGGCGCGGTGGCACTGGTCGCGTTCGCCGCCGCTTATATCCTGAACCGCTTCCAGGGCCTGCCGCTCGCTCTTCTGATCTTCCTGGCCTTCGTCGTCGGCCTCGACTTCGTCCTTCGCCGCACGTTCTACGGGCGGAAGATCTTCTCCATCGGCGGGGGTGCCGAGGCGGCCCGCCGCGCCGGCATCAATGTGGTGTGGTTGCGGATCTCGGCGTTCATGGTGTCCGGGACCCTGGCCGCTGTCGGCGGGCTCTTCCTGGCCTCACGCGTCGCCGCGGTGGGCCAGACCTCGGGCTCCAGCATCCTGCTGATCAACGCCGTCGCCGCAGCCGTCATCGGCGGCGTCAGCCTGTTCGGCGGCCGCGGTACAACCTGGTCTGTCCTGCTCGGCATACTCGTCATCCAGTCGATCGCGTCGGGAATGGTTCTCCTGGGCATCCCGACGCCGATGCAATCCGTGATCACCGGTGGCGTGCTTCTCGCCGCCGTGGCCCTCGACTCGCTGTCGCACCACTCGCAGAAGGCACATGGCAGGGCTTGA
- a CDS encoding ATP-binding cassette domain-containing protein, giving the protein MVHVPSTPLLALRGVCKRFGAVWALTDVELEIHAGEVVALVGDNGAGKSTLVKVITGVAPADEGVIKWNGRPVRITRPRDAQGLGIASVYQDLALCETLDVVGNLFLGHEIGRTGILDEVSMERRAGELDLLDTLSIHIPSVGVPVASLSAGQRQAVAIARALLSEPRMLILDEPTAGLGVRQTIHFLDLIDRLRERGVGVLLVSHNLGDVKAVADRVAVLHLGRNNGFFSVPTTSQEQIVSSITGATDNAVTHRETWASEGAM; this is encoded by the coding sequence GTGGTTCACGTGCCGAGCACGCCCCTGCTGGCGCTGCGCGGAGTCTGCAAACGGTTCGGCGCTGTCTGGGCACTCACGGACGTCGAGCTGGAGATCCATGCCGGAGAAGTCGTCGCCCTGGTGGGCGACAACGGCGCGGGCAAGTCCACCCTCGTCAAGGTGATCACCGGCGTCGCCCCTGCCGACGAGGGTGTCATCAAGTGGAACGGCCGTCCCGTCCGGATCACTCGCCCCCGCGATGCCCAGGGCCTGGGCATCGCCAGCGTCTACCAGGACCTCGCGTTGTGCGAGACCCTCGATGTCGTCGGCAACCTCTTCCTCGGCCACGAGATCGGCAGGACCGGAATCCTCGACGAAGTGTCCATGGAGCGCCGGGCCGGGGAACTGGACCTGCTGGACACCCTCTCCATACATATCCCCAGCGTCGGCGTCCCCGTCGCCTCCCTCTCCGCGGGCCAACGCCAGGCGGTCGCGATCGCGCGCGCTCTTCTCAGCGAACCCAGGATGCTCATCCTCGATGAACCTACCGCTGGGCTGGGCGTCAGGCAGACCATCCATTTCCTCGACCTGATCGACCGGCTTAGGGAACGCGGGGTCGGCGTTCTCCTCGTCAGCCACAACCTGGGTGACGTCAAGGCCGTCGCGGACCGGGTCGCGGTGCTGCACCTCGGTCGCAACAATGGTTTCTTCAGCGTGCCGACCACGTCCCAGGAGCAGATCGTCTCCTCCATCACAGGCGCCACCGACAACGCCGTAACCCATCGCGAGACCTGGGCGTCGGAGGGAGCGATGTGA
- a CDS encoding sugar ABC transporter substrate-binding protein, with the protein MPRTKNCPGRAVVAVTAAWTLAALAACGVVGEAGEDAGGRTSGRGGFTIGLLLPDTHTARWATADKPLIVEKVKALCPDCRVTHAYASADVATQQQQIESMIADGAKVLILDPVDDKALRSSVTRARDADVPVVSYDRLAEGPISAYSSYDSEEIGRIQAEELLKAMGPKARGGQIVMMNGDSTDPNTRDLMRGALSVLKGKTKIGRSYYTAEWIPENAFRNMSAAIAELGADRIDGVLSANDGLAGGVITALKAAGIRPLPPVTGQDADLSAVRRILKGEQYVTIYKSFEAEANAAAEMAVALGRGEKLDTIATDRVSNGTSKEIPAVLGPLVPVTVGTIKDTVVKSGLYTVSQICTPAVEAACRKAGLTE; encoded by the coding sequence ATGCCTCGGACGAAGAACTGTCCGGGTCGTGCTGTCGTCGCCGTGACAGCGGCGTGGACGCTCGCCGCTCTCGCCGCCTGCGGGGTGGTCGGCGAGGCAGGCGAGGACGCGGGCGGGAGAACCTCCGGCAGGGGCGGCTTCACGATCGGACTGCTGCTCCCGGACACTCACACCGCTCGCTGGGCGACCGCCGACAAGCCCCTGATCGTGGAGAAGGTCAAGGCACTGTGCCCCGACTGCAGGGTTACCCACGCCTACGCCTCAGCGGACGTGGCCACCCAGCAGCAGCAGATCGAATCCATGATCGCGGACGGTGCCAAGGTCCTGATCCTGGATCCCGTCGACGACAAGGCGCTCCGCTCCTCGGTCACCAGGGCCCGCGACGCGGACGTCCCGGTGGTCTCCTACGACCGCCTCGCCGAGGGCCCCATCTCGGCCTACTCCAGCTACGACTCGGAGGAGATCGGCAGGATCCAGGCCGAGGAGCTCCTCAAAGCGATGGGCCCCAAGGCGCGCGGCGGCCAGATCGTGATGATGAACGGTGACTCCACCGACCCGAACACGAGAGACCTGATGAGGGGCGCGCTCTCCGTACTCAAGGGCAAGACGAAGATCGGCAGGTCGTACTACACCGCCGAGTGGATTCCGGAGAACGCGTTCAGGAACATGTCGGCCGCCATCGCCGAGCTGGGCGCGGACAGGATCGACGGCGTCCTGTCGGCCAACGACGGGCTCGCGGGTGGCGTGATCACCGCGCTCAAGGCCGCCGGTATCAGGCCGCTGCCGCCCGTCACCGGTCAGGATGCCGACCTCTCGGCCGTGCGGCGGATCCTCAAGGGCGAGCAGTACGTCACCATCTACAAGTCCTTCGAAGCAGAGGCCAACGCCGCCGCCGAGATGGCCGTCGCCCTGGGCCGTGGCGAGAAGCTCGACACCATCGCAACGGACCGTGTCAGCAATGGCACAAGCAAGGAGATTCCGGCCGTCCTGGGGCCCCTCGTCCCCGTAACCGTCGGCACGATCAAGGACACGGTCGTCAAAAGCGGCCTTTACACGGTCAGCCAGATCTGCACCCCGGCGGTCGAAGCCGCCTGCCGGAAAGCCGGGCTCACCGAATAG
- a CDS encoding sigma-70 family RNA polymerase sigma factor, producing MPNEQEIPLSDAELTAAIRELQSDAPVDELYRRHRSAVFCYALACCRDRHTAEDLTSEAFVRTLQAVRSGSGPEAAWRPYLLTVVRRTAADWAGTARRTELSADFEQWLANVSDTPEAESGEERMLRLEENSLVLRAFRSLPERWQAVLWHTAVEEEPAANVGPLLGLGASGVSSLASRAREGLREAYLAVYGENASGTDECRRYSSLLGAAVRRTGRRTNKDLDRHLAECERCRAALIELTELNERLGSVLPAGVLLWGGSAYMAARLAEAGASAGGMAIAPGAPDGSVPLDGGTGWWAKAKDAPLSSGAVAGSVVAAIGIAVLVAPMPFGDDGNGSESSPHARVAQPPISVSGHPPPVRLTATPSQTAAARRAGHSATASAPASGESAQPSPTLADLGAVKWSGSLRNAGVSVMCVEPAGTSVVQNACDDGKDQVWETFSFKENKDYTWLRNAATGECIDYRGGTQEVYDNAANVRIRMGPCRAAGDGQLFRFDPWWGESDGGSYLVRAELEDGKPWDEMQLGMLDWWEGNDPPPEKDAPVVLTYNYYNAPRLRFHIDVK from the coding sequence ATGCCCAATGAGCAAGAAATACCCCTGTCCGACGCCGAACTCACCGCCGCAATCAGAGAGTTGCAGTCCGACGCCCCAGTGGACGAGTTATACCGCCGCCACCGGTCCGCCGTTTTCTGCTACGCACTCGCCTGCTGCCGCGACCGGCACACCGCCGAAGACCTCACCTCGGAAGCCTTCGTCCGCACACTCCAAGCCGTACGGTCCGGCAGCGGTCCGGAGGCCGCCTGGCGCCCGTACCTCCTCACCGTCGTCCGCCGCACCGCCGCCGACTGGGCGGGCACGGCTCGCCGCACCGAGCTGTCAGCCGACTTCGAGCAGTGGCTCGCCAACGTGTCCGACACCCCCGAGGCGGAGAGCGGCGAGGAGCGGATGCTCCGCCTGGAGGAGAACAGCCTTGTCCTACGGGCGTTCCGCTCGTTGCCCGAGCGCTGGCAGGCCGTCCTCTGGCACACCGCCGTCGAGGAGGAACCGGCCGCGAATGTCGGCCCCCTGCTCGGCCTGGGCGCGAGCGGTGTCAGCTCGCTGGCGTCCCGCGCCCGGGAAGGTCTGCGCGAGGCATACCTGGCGGTGTACGGAGAGAACGCCTCCGGCACCGACGAATGCCGCCGCTACAGCTCCCTGCTCGGCGCCGCCGTGCGTCGCACCGGCCGGCGTACGAACAAGGACCTTGACCGGCACCTTGCGGAGTGTGAGCGCTGCCGCGCGGCGCTCATCGAACTCACCGAACTCAACGAGCGGTTGGGCTCGGTGCTGCCGGCCGGAGTGCTGCTGTGGGGAGGCTCGGCGTATATGGCGGCACGGCTGGCGGAAGCGGGCGCGAGTGCCGGTGGTATGGCCATCGCACCCGGCGCACCGGACGGCTCCGTCCCCCTGGACGGCGGTACGGGGTGGTGGGCCAAGGCCAAGGACGCCCCGCTGTCCTCGGGCGCGGTCGCCGGTTCCGTAGTCGCCGCCATCGGGATCGCAGTCCTCGTCGCGCCGATGCCTTTCGGCGACGACGGGAACGGGTCGGAGAGCTCGCCGCACGCACGGGTGGCGCAGCCGCCCATTTCGGTTTCCGGGCATCCGCCGCCCGTCAGGCTCACAGCCACGCCCTCCCAGACCGCCGCGGCGCGCCGGGCCGGGCACTCCGCCACAGCGTCAGCTCCGGCATCCGGAGAGTCGGCGCAGCCATCGCCCACCTTGGCCGACCTCGGGGCCGTCAAGTGGTCAGGCAGCCTCCGCAACGCGGGAGTCAGCGTCATGTGCGTCGAGCCCGCCGGTACGAGTGTCGTCCAGAACGCGTGTGACGACGGTAAGGACCAGGTCTGGGAGACCTTTTCGTTCAAGGAGAACAAGGACTACACCTGGCTGCGCAATGCCGCCACAGGCGAGTGCATCGACTACCGCGGAGGCACCCAGGAGGTATACGACAACGCTGCCAACGTACGGATCAGGATGGGACCCTGCCGCGCGGCCGGCGACGGACAGCTGTTCCGCTTCGACCCGTGGTGGGGCGAGAGTGACGGCGGCAGTTACCTGGTGCGCGCCGAACTCGAGGACGGCAAGCCCTGGGACGAGATGCAACTCGGCATGCTGGACTGGTGGGAAGGGAACGACCCGCCGCCTGAGAAGGACGCCCCCGTCGTGCTCACGTACAACTACTACAACGCCCCACGGCTCCGCTTCCACATCGACGTCAAGTGA
- a CDS encoding MFS transporter has product MIVRKGAVNAGGAWRPGYPAAAVVFAIGMAGTTLPTPLYGLYQEQIGFSELMVTVVFAVYAVAVITVLLVAGNYSDEVGRRPVLLIAMALSAASAGCFLLQSGLPLLFAGRLLSGCAAGLLSGAATPAVIELAGPGQKARAGFAATAANMGGLGCGPLLSGLLAQYTPWPLLLPFWVHLGLVAVACGITWFLPETVTEPKRWPPLKPQGVTVPPEVKGVFTPAALAAFAGFALLGLFTAVAPSFASQTLGLHNLAVSGAVVFSVFLASTVGQTLTQRIGARLALPVGCGILIVGLLLVASSLLAESMLLLVLGALCGGTGQGLAFRAALTVVSGAAPAQHRGGTISAFFVVAYAGISVPVVGVGAMATWLGLRQAGLIFTGCVMLLAAGAGTYAARRPPAGA; this is encoded by the coding sequence GTGATCGTTCGCAAGGGCGCAGTGAACGCAGGCGGTGCTTGGCGACCGGGCTATCCGGCTGCGGCAGTGGTGTTCGCCATCGGGATGGCCGGGACCACCCTGCCCACACCGTTGTACGGGCTCTACCAGGAACAGATCGGGTTCTCCGAGCTGATGGTGACCGTTGTCTTCGCCGTGTATGCCGTCGCGGTCATCACCGTGCTGCTCGTGGCGGGAAACTACTCCGACGAGGTCGGCCGCCGACCAGTGCTCCTGATCGCCATGGCCTTGTCGGCCGCGAGCGCGGGATGCTTCCTCCTGCAGAGCGGTCTGCCTCTGCTCTTCGCGGGGCGGCTGCTGTCCGGCTGCGCGGCCGGTCTGCTGAGCGGCGCGGCCACACCGGCCGTCATCGAGCTGGCCGGTCCTGGGCAGAAGGCGCGGGCCGGGTTCGCCGCCACCGCAGCGAACATGGGTGGTCTGGGCTGCGGGCCACTGCTCTCCGGCCTTCTCGCGCAGTACACGCCCTGGCCGCTGTTGCTGCCGTTCTGGGTCCACCTGGGGCTGGTGGCTGTGGCCTGTGGGATCACCTGGTTCCTGCCGGAGACCGTGACGGAGCCGAAGCGATGGCCACCTCTGAAGCCGCAGGGAGTCACGGTGCCTCCGGAGGTGAAGGGTGTGTTCACACCCGCCGCGCTGGCGGCGTTCGCCGGCTTCGCGCTTCTCGGGCTGTTCACGGCGGTCGCGCCGAGCTTTGCCTCGCAGACGCTGGGTTTGCACAACCTGGCTGTCTCGGGCGCGGTGGTGTTCTCCGTGTTCCTCGCTTCGACCGTCGGACAGACCTTGACACAACGGATCGGCGCGCGCCTCGCGCTCCCCGTGGGGTGCGGCATCCTCATCGTGGGCCTGCTGTTGGTGGCATCATCGCTGCTCGCCGAATCCATGCTCCTACTCGTCCTCGGCGCCCTCTGCGGCGGCACCGGCCAGGGCCTGGCCTTTCGCGCGGCGCTCACCGTGGTCAGCGGCGCGGCCCCGGCACAGCATCGAGGCGGCACCATTTCGGCGTTCTTCGTCGTCGCCTACGCCGGAATCTCGGTGCCGGTGGTCGGTGTCGGCGCCATGGCCACATGGCTCGGGCTACGCCAGGCCGGGCTGATTTTCACGGGCTGCGTGATGCTGCTGGCGGCGGGCGCGGGAACGTACGCTGCGCGCAGGCCGCCGGCGGGGGCGTAA
- a CDS encoding DUF418 domain-containing protein produces the protein MTHDVSQAVPSEAAPEAAAGRSPCRTTSTGRLIGIDLARGLAVLGMYAAHVGPEPSVGGPLGWAMELARGRSAALFALLAGFSLVLLTGRPQPRTGRAGRQAVGRVLIRSAVLIVLGYALAALDTPVDVILACYGLLFVLALPLYRLRAVTLALIAAATALVLPQVLYLLRAAVEGGSWADTVIAHDPLGRITDSDGLVELFITGAYPVLTWLPFIIAGMAVARLDLTRPGAPARVALTGGALAVLGYGGSWLALHLVPGAPAAVNAATDTGAASSAWWSDAVGEDPTAGIPAWLLVAAPHSQTTWSILGSTGVALVVLAACFIATDRSARLRWLATPVIAVGSIALTAYVGHIIAIKALGIDDLPDSVALLVLLGFAAAAMLLALAWTRAFRRGPLEYMLHAATTPARLRDTE, from the coding sequence ATGACGCACGACGTATCGCAGGCCGTGCCGTCCGAGGCAGCACCCGAGGCCGCGGCGGGCCGCTCTCCCTGCCGTACGACGTCAACAGGGCGGCTGATCGGCATCGACCTGGCCCGCGGCCTGGCGGTCCTGGGCATGTACGCGGCCCACGTCGGTCCCGAGCCGTCCGTGGGCGGCCCGCTGGGCTGGGCGATGGAGCTGGCACGCGGCCGGTCCGCTGCCTTGTTCGCTCTGCTTGCCGGGTTCTCCCTGGTCCTGCTCACCGGCAGGCCGCAGCCGCGGACCGGGCGCGCGGGGCGGCAGGCCGTGGGCAGGGTACTGATCCGCTCCGCCGTCCTGATCGTCCTGGGATACGCCTTGGCCGCCCTGGACACTCCGGTCGACGTGATCCTTGCCTGCTACGGACTGCTCTTCGTCCTCGCCCTTCCTCTGTACCGGCTGCGCGCGGTCACCCTGGCCCTCATCGCCGCAGCGACCGCGCTCGTACTGCCCCAGGTCCTGTATTTGCTGCGGGCTGCGGTCGAGGGCGGAAGCTGGGCCGATACCGTCATCGCCCACGATCCGCTGGGGCGCATCACCGATTCGGACGGGCTCGTCGAGCTGTTCATCACCGGCGCGTACCCGGTGCTGACCTGGCTGCCTTTCATCATCGCCGGAATGGCGGTGGCCCGGCTCGACCTCACCCGGCCCGGTGCACCGGCCAGGGTCGCCCTGACCGGCGGCGCGCTGGCCGTGCTCGGCTACGGGGGCTCATGGCTGGCCCTGCATCTGGTCCCGGGCGCACCGGCCGCTGTGAACGCGGCCACGGACACCGGGGCGGCATCATCGGCCTGGTGGTCCGACGCCGTCGGCGAGGACCCGACCGCGGGCATTCCCGCCTGGCTGCTGGTGGCCGCGCCGCACAGCCAGACGACATGGTCCATCCTGGGCAGCACCGGCGTCGCCCTCGTGGTCCTGGCCGCCTGCTTCATCGCCACGGACCGGTCGGCCCGCCTGCGGTGGCTGGCCACGCCCGTCATCGCGGTCGGCTCAATCGCCCTGACCGCCTACGTCGGCCACATCATCGCCATCAAGGCCCTGGGCATCGACGACCTGCCGGACTCCGTGGCCCTACTGGTCCTCCTCGGCTTCGCCGCAGCTGCCATGCTGCTGGCACTCGCCTGGACCCGGGCCTTCCGGCGCGGACCGCTGGAGTACATGCTGCATGCCGCCACCACACCCGCCCGTCTCAGGGACACAGAATGA
- a CDS encoding response regulator transcription factor, which produces MIRVLVVDDEALIRTGFQHILDAADDIEVVAAVTGGQAVQTAQQTRPDVVLLDIRMPDVDGLTVLAGLRRLPHPPVVAMLTTFDMDEYVATALRSGAAGFLLKDTDPEGLPFLVRTLADGGTVLSSKVTRTVVDGYLNAGSQEPAARSLDRLTDRERAVLALIAEGLSNTDIATRMHLSTGTVKDHVSAILTKLEVGGRVQAALLAERAGLLKPPRDEEER; this is translated from the coding sequence GTGATCCGGGTATTGGTGGTCGACGATGAGGCCCTGATCCGTACGGGCTTTCAGCACATCCTCGACGCGGCGGACGATATCGAGGTCGTGGCGGCGGTTACCGGCGGCCAGGCGGTCCAGACTGCGCAGCAGACACGTCCCGACGTCGTGCTGCTGGACATCCGGATGCCGGACGTGGACGGACTCACCGTCCTGGCCGGCCTCCGTCGGCTGCCGCACCCTCCTGTGGTTGCCATGCTCACGACGTTCGACATGGACGAGTACGTGGCAACGGCACTTCGCTCGGGCGCCGCCGGCTTCCTGCTCAAGGACACCGACCCCGAGGGACTGCCGTTCCTGGTGCGGACCCTGGCCGACGGCGGCACCGTGCTGTCGTCCAAGGTCACCCGGACGGTAGTGGACGGCTACCTGAACGCCGGCTCCCAGGAACCCGCCGCCCGCAGCCTCGACCGGCTGACCGACCGCGAGCGCGCCGTACTCGCCCTCATCGCCGAGGGACTGTCCAACACCGACATCGCCACACGGATGCACCTGAGTACCGGCACGGTCAAGGACCATGTGAGCGCCATCCTCACCAAGCTGGAGGTGGGCGGCCGCGTCCAGGCCGCCCTGCTCGCCGAACGCGCCGGCCTCCTCAAGCCGCCGCGGGACGAGGAGGAGCGATGA